In Lysinibacillus sp. FSL M8-0337, the following proteins share a genomic window:
- a CDS encoding S1 RNA-binding domain-containing protein, with amino-acid sequence MAIEELNSVLIEGFDPSKMQKEEGYDKDWKTVVSAKQNDKVLQADITGIEQVGGKECAVVCVGHIRGYIPIEFTGVENLRQLRAMTGKPSVFKVLEYVEEDDKRIFMASRIDALKEMAAITLRRINVNDEILAVVRNVSPTLVRADIGGIEVRIPLTEMRYGWIDDLTEYVKVGDHLKVKVMEIDEENLKVTVSAKALQKNPWETAKDRYKRNGEYVGKVSGVRDFGIFVNLEDGVDSLASHLKFQHVNKGDKVLIRINSIDEENQQIRCRIVRIIKN; translated from the coding sequence ATGGCTATTGAAGAATTAAACAGTGTATTAATTGAAGGCTTTGATCCTTCTAAAATGCAAAAGGAAGAAGGCTATGACAAGGATTGGAAAACAGTTGTCAGTGCCAAACAAAACGATAAAGTATTACAGGCAGATATTACAGGGATTGAACAAGTAGGAGGGAAAGAATGTGCAGTTGTATGCGTAGGGCATATTCGAGGCTATATTCCAATTGAATTTACAGGGGTAGAAAACCTCCGCCAATTACGAGCTATGACAGGTAAACCATCCGTTTTTAAAGTATTGGAGTATGTGGAGGAAGATGATAAACGGATTTTTATGGCTTCACGTATAGATGCATTAAAAGAAATGGCCGCTATCACGCTCCGAAGAATTAACGTAAATGATGAAATACTTGCCGTAGTACGCAATGTTAGCCCAACTTTAGTGCGTGCTGATATTGGAGGGATTGAGGTTCGTATTCCTTTAACAGAAATGAGGTATGGATGGATTGATGATTTAACAGAGTATGTCAAAGTAGGTGATCATTTAAAAGTCAAAGTCATGGAGATTGATGAAGAAAATCTAAAAGTCACTGTCAGCGCTAAAGCATTACAAAAGAATCCATGGGAAACAGCCAAAGATCGATACAAACGAAATGGTGAGTATGTGGGGAAAGTTTCAGGTGTGCGTGATTTTGGTATTTTCGTCAATCTAGAAGACGGTGTGGATTCGTTAGCAAGTCACTTGAAATTCCAACATGTGAACAAAGGGGATAAAGTACTCATTCGAATTAATAGCATCGATGAAGAAAATCAGCAAATCCGATGCAGAATTGTCCGTATTATTAAAAACTGA
- a CDS encoding ATPase, T2SS/T4P/T4SS family: MTEYQNRISEILEGSFVGKYLKDEGVTDINFDSEKLRIQHNQKGAIMVDEKPDIEEIKKLTKQIADLQRKTITDTQPILDTEFGFIRVNAVHEAVSPDGRSLALRISRPRLAVASLSEMTYGNNKDIEDLLNVLIMAESNIIIAGRTGSGKTELQKMLVRPIDDTKIIALIEDTRDSHIKALYPEKFIYGWQTLLSEDRTKKITMSDLIKAALRNNPDWIIISETRGAEAADILDSVKTDHAIITTIHAKGAANVPSRLVPMIRQAPAYAIMSDLIVGREIIEFLRFGIYMQYTIENGMIVRRIKEIMEYTDYTEKGAKGTYLYRHMQKYDKKSGQYYAKEIFNPLSEKSLEGIKDKQLVHLLPEMFISNLAYSKRKEELTNV, translated from the coding sequence ATGACTGAATATCAAAACCGTATATCAGAAATTTTAGAAGGAAGTTTTGTAGGGAAATATTTAAAAGATGAGGGCGTTACCGACATAAATTTCGATTCAGAAAAGTTAAGAATTCAACATAATCAAAAAGGAGCAATCATGGTTGATGAAAAACCGGATATAGAAGAAATAAAAAAGTTAACAAAGCAAATTGCCGATTTACAACGGAAAACAATCACCGATACGCAGCCTATTTTAGATACAGAGTTTGGCTTTATTCGTGTAAATGCTGTGCATGAAGCGGTCAGCCCTGATGGTCGATCACTTGCACTGCGGATTTCGAGACCAAGGCTTGCTGTAGCTTCCTTATCCGAAATGACCTATGGAAATAATAAAGATATTGAGGATTTATTAAATGTCTTAATTATGGCAGAAAGCAACATTATTATTGCTGGACGAACTGGTTCGGGAAAAACGGAACTTCAAAAAATGCTTGTGAGACCGATTGATGACACAAAAATCATTGCACTAATTGAAGATACTAGAGATAGTCATATTAAGGCACTGTATCCAGAGAAATTTATATACGGATGGCAAACGTTACTTTCGGAAGATCGAACAAAAAAAATCACCATGTCAGACTTAATAAAGGCGGCATTACGTAACAATCCCGATTGGATCATTATATCTGAAACACGAGGTGCAGAAGCGGCAGATATCTTAGATAGTGTCAAAACAGACCATGCGATTATCACGACAATTCACGCAAAAGGTGCTGCAAATGTTCCTTCACGTTTAGTACCAATGATACGCCAGGCTCCTGCCTATGCAATTATGAGTGATTTAATTGTAGGGAGAGAAATCATTGAGTTTTTACGTTTTGGCATCTACATGCAGTATACAATTGAAAATGGCATGATTGTTCGTCGAATAAAAGAAATTATGGAGTACACAGACTATACAGAGAAAGGTGCGAAGGGGACTTATCTGTATCGTCATATGCAAAAATATGACAAAAAAAGTGGTCAGTATTATGCTAAAGAAATTTTCAATCCGTTATCTGAAAAAAGTTTAGAAGGAATCAAGGATAAACAATTAGTCCATTTATTGCCTGAAATGTTCATATCAAACTTAGCATATTCAAAGAGAAAGGAA
- a CDS encoding type IV secretory system conjugative DNA transfer family protein: MFTHMLVVGPTRCGKTATILKPLIYQLLVLKAKGVPLGLSVIEPKGDVAAMVNEMCFEMGIPCTHIDPMMSNTAQFNPMEGEINAVAEATVIVLKGLFGKQDAFFATVQELSARNVTKLLKELHGDNIDIVDVMNTLRDERVLAAKVAELKARDGMTDLVHFFESELLGSMKDKYRQFVIGLRAQLENVVSNDALRQIMTGKSSFNIDEHYAKGGVLAVNTALGMLRTSGDAFGQFLIMHLQNGAFRRPGTEFTRIPHFLIVDEYSRYINPDVEIFLNLAAEYRVAGIFATQSLGQLELESGKISAKAMKRAILGGCRNLVVFGGIKSEDAKDFAEEFGKDKILMRQSTYKNSILLPNLFPDSYRDTEIEEYRFDATDLMDGLPRFHFVHKLLQDGHPQKPAIAKGQFVRRDWKEEREWEQRNDKTTLKMGPLLSSIPILSMLIDGRKRRKKETSCVDKQEESIHTQNLNVQSIESNNLMNQKSGQDPLNVNNRPFKTNVSTQMNGGDGKCIATEIRKDNLTSVLTKEQSKQLDGKEGFLQTEIKKLYEKNQNKSINKGSQEKIKYPESNQEINLNSKDNFWD; encoded by the coding sequence ATGTTTACCCATATGTTAGTTGTTGGACCTACTCGATGTGGAAAAACGGCTACCATATTAAAACCCTTAATCTATCAATTATTAGTGCTAAAGGCTAAAGGTGTTCCACTCGGGTTATCTGTTATCGAACCAAAAGGTGATGTAGCAGCAATGGTAAATGAAATGTGTTTTGAAATGGGGATTCCATGTACGCATATTGATCCTATGATGTCAAATACGGCACAGTTTAACCCGATGGAAGGTGAAATCAACGCTGTTGCTGAAGCTACCGTTATTGTACTAAAGGGACTATTCGGTAAGCAGGATGCCTTTTTTGCAACGGTGCAAGAATTATCAGCACGCAACGTTACGAAACTATTAAAAGAGCTACACGGGGATAACATTGATATTGTCGATGTCATGAATACGTTACGCGATGAACGTGTCCTTGCTGCGAAAGTGGCTGAATTAAAGGCTCGGGATGGTATGACGGATTTAGTGCATTTCTTTGAATCAGAGCTACTAGGAAGCATGAAAGATAAATATCGTCAATTTGTCATTGGATTAAGAGCACAACTAGAAAATGTTGTATCGAATGATGCCCTGCGTCAAATCATGACAGGTAAGAGTAGTTTCAATATCGATGAACATTATGCAAAAGGTGGGGTCTTAGCTGTTAATACGGCTCTGGGTATGTTGCGTACCTCTGGAGATGCATTTGGTCAGTTTTTAATTATGCATTTACAAAACGGTGCCTTTAGACGGCCAGGAACGGAATTTACTCGCATTCCTCATTTTTTAATCGTAGATGAATATTCGCGGTATATAAACCCAGATGTTGAGATATTTTTAAACTTAGCTGCTGAATATCGCGTAGCGGGTATATTTGCGACACAGTCTTTAGGTCAATTAGAATTAGAATCCGGGAAAATCAGTGCAAAAGCAATGAAACGAGCAATCCTTGGAGGATGTCGCAATTTAGTAGTGTTTGGAGGCATTAAGAGCGAAGATGCGAAGGATTTTGCAGAGGAATTTGGTAAAGATAAAATCTTGATGAGACAAAGCACTTATAAAAATAGCATACTATTGCCAAATCTTTTCCCAGATTCTTATCGAGATACAGAAATTGAAGAATACCGCTTCGATGCAACGGACTTAATGGATGGTTTACCTCGATTTCATTTTGTTCACAAATTGTTACAGGATGGACATCCACAAAAACCGGCAATTGCAAAAGGACAATTTGTACGTAGAGATTGGAAAGAAGAAAGAGAATGGGAGCAAAGGAACGATAAAACTACTTTGAAAATGGGACCGCTTCTGAGTAGTATACCTATATTAAGTATGCTAATAGACGGAAGGAAAAGAAGAAAAAAGGAAACGAGTTGTGTTGATAAACAAGAAGAAAGCATCCATACGCAAAATTTGAATGTGCAAAGCATTGAAAGCAACAATTTAATGAATCAAAAATCTGGTCAAGATCCTTTGAACGTAAATAATCGTCCATTTAAAACTAATGTATCCACACAGATGAATGGTGGCGATGGGAAATGTATAGCAACTGAAATAAGGAAAGACAATCTCACTAGTGTATTAACAAAAGAACAAAGCAAGCAGTTAGATGGCAAAGAAGGATTTTTACAAACAGAAATCAAGAAGCTGTATGAAAAAAATCAAAATAAATCAATTAATAAAGGGTCACAAGAAAAAATAAAATATCCAGAATCCAATCAAGAAATTAATTTAAACTCAAAAGATAATTTTTGGGACTAA
- a CDS encoding replication-relaxation family protein encodes MEQAERSNKAGIKKIQPLDVDILVGLYEYRAMSTDQIQKRYGMTKAYTYRKLRLLRISGFISSHPIIRYRSGQRSQGKYHRITREGLALLRTKGLQAEKKIHQLEVAENLVPFLLATNDLMIDLEPYGWVLSDSREIKSRFHMNRSDNIQGTLQNIYTGSKEYGIYTYMHSVSEKNLEKMIREIKNYTSIYEHSTALVDYMIFKKGEQGFTDIVQTFTREDNKELIARVRSLKIFPYTFGKYYLRQLEMEEDLLRFACAIPENEMSFKRRFEKTEINPKYPGLDCLVTHKGEEKYFVNLVDNDLKKVFELQQYKKEEYKKDGRKVLVYVIHTMKGLHEEVLRNYHHIEYLVVGKEIIQFLKQLQSLRRRALDRGDII; translated from the coding sequence TTGGAACAGGCAGAACGTTCTAATAAGGCAGGGATTAAAAAAATTCAACCACTAGACGTTGATATTTTGGTGGGGTTATATGAGTACCGCGCAATGAGTACGGATCAAATCCAAAAAAGATATGGAATGACTAAAGCATATACGTATCGGAAACTTCGCCTATTAAGAATAAGTGGCTTTATTAGCAGTCACCCAATCATCAGATATAGATCAGGTCAGAGGAGTCAAGGGAAGTATCATCGCATTACGAGGGAAGGACTCGCTTTGCTAAGAACGAAAGGCTTGCAAGCGGAAAAGAAAATACACCAGTTAGAAGTGGCAGAAAACCTAGTCCCATTTTTATTAGCTACTAATGATTTAATGATTGACCTAGAGCCGTATGGATGGGTGCTAAGCGATAGTCGAGAGATAAAATCCCGCTTCCATATGAATCGAAGTGACAACATACAAGGCACGCTGCAAAACATTTATACAGGCAGTAAAGAGTATGGAATCTATACGTACATGCACAGTGTTAGTGAAAAAAATTTAGAGAAGATGATAAGGGAAATAAAAAACTACACGAGTATATATGAGCATAGCACAGCTCTTGTCGATTACATGATTTTCAAAAAAGGAGAACAGGGATTTACCGACATAGTTCAAACATTCACTCGTGAAGATAATAAGGAGCTCATCGCCAGAGTAAGAAGTTTGAAAATATTCCCTTATACTTTTGGCAAATATTATTTAAGGCAGCTAGAAATGGAAGAGGATTTATTGAGATTTGCATGTGCAATTCCTGAAAACGAAATGTCCTTCAAAAGACGTTTTGAAAAAACAGAGATAAATCCAAAGTATCCCGGATTGGATTGTCTTGTTACGCATAAAGGGGAAGAAAAATATTTTGTTAACTTAGTGGATAACGATTTAAAGAAAGTGTTTGAGCTGCAGCAATATAAAAAAGAAGAATATAAAAAAGATGGAAGGAAGGTGTTAGTCTATGTCATTCATACAATGAAGGGACTACATGAAGAAGTATTAAGAAATTATCATCATATCGAATATTTAGTAGTAGGGAAAGAGATCATTCAATTTTTAAAACAGCTTCAATCACTAAGAAGAAGGGCGTTAGATCGAGGTGATATCATTTGA